The window GGTCCTTGGAATGAAGAACTTGCCATCAATCAGGATGGAGAGTTTTTTTCAAGAGTTATATTAAATGTAAAAGAGATCCGTCATGTAGCCGACGCTAAAGTGTACTATCGGACAGGGAATGTACATAGCATAAGCCAGCAGAAACGAGAAAAGAAAGCAGCATCTTTATTAAAAAGCTTCACGCTATATGAGAAAAACTTGTTGCCTTCAATAGATACTTTTCCTGTACGCAAGGCTCTGCACAGGAATTATTCTAATTTTATATACGAGCATTACCCCGAGTATCCTGAACTTACTGCTGTGGCACGTCAGCAGATGCTTGGTTTAGGGTTTGAATCAATACAGCCAAAAACGGGCAAAGTTTTTTCAGCAGTCTCCAAAATATTTGGGGCCGAGACAACTTTAAAACTCAGAGGCTTATTAAAGTAAATGCAAAAGCTTACTTATATTTCTAATCTGGCTGTTAATAAAACCAGTGGGGGTGGTTTTGGTGTAAATGCTGCTACATTTGCTTCTTTACAAAGTGAGTTTGATGTAAAGTATATAGGACCTGTTTCGCCCGTGGTGCGTGAAGTAGAGCAGTATTTTTCAAAGGTGCAGAAGTTGCTAAGGCTTCCAAGAAATTATTATTTTTATTCAGATAGCAGACTTAGTCAAGTTAGAGATGAGCTTCAACTCAAATTAGCAACTTCTTTAAAGGCTCCCTTATTCTTCCATGGTATAACTCCCTGGATAAAGTACAAACCAGAGGTAGCATATTTTGTCCATACCGATGCCTGTTTTGCTTCTTATGTGGATGTATTCAATAATGGAGAAATTTTTCGTAAGAAAGATATCGCACGCATCATTCATTTAGAGCGTTCTTGGTTGGATTCAGCTACTGCAGTTTTTTTTCGATCTACCTGGGCCATGAATGAAACAGTACGTTTATATGAACTCGCTGGAAAAAACTTTCATGTAACGGGTGTAGGTGGATTTGCTGATTTCCCTGAACATGATAGCTATTGTGGTGGATACAATTTTGTATTTATTTCCAAAGAGTTCATTCCGAAGGGAGGTCAGGTAGCTGTAGACGCATTTTTAAAGGTGCAGCAGGTTTACCCTGAGGCTACACTTACTATTATTGGTGATGAACCATCTGCTGCAATTAAAGAAAGACCAGGTGTAGTTTGTACTGGCATGCTTTGGAAGGAAAAACAAGTAGACAAAAAATCTTTTCAGCATATATTAACAGGAGCTTTTGCACACATACATCCTACTACAAAAGATACCAATACGTTGGTAATAGCAGAAACAAGCTATTATGGCTGCCCAAGTATAGCACCACTTGCTTTTGGTATGGCAGACCAGATTGTAGATGGTGAGACTGGTTTTCTTTTACAAACTCCAATTGAAATAGAAGATTTAAAAAATAAAATGCTTTGGATGATTGAGCATGAAGAGATTTATCTGAAAATGAGAAAACAGGCAAGAGCTTATGCTCGATTACACCAAACTTGGGAAGGAGTTGGTAAGAAAATAAGCAGTATCATTCAGCATACTCTGTAATCATGAAGGTACTTTATATAGGGCAATATCAGACGGGCTCTACCTCAAGGATGCGTGGAGAAAAGTTGAAAAAATTACTTACCCCAACTAGTTTTGATATAATTGATACTTATATTCCTTTTATTAATGAGAGCAGGCTGTTTCGTTCACTTGGTTTTCGTCATAAGATAGGTCCATTAATCAGAAGTATTAATCGCTACATAGAAGAGCGACTATCCGGAAATTATGATTTTGTATGGGTTGATAAGGGAATATTTATCACTCCTGAAACTACCAATCGCATAAGAACACTTACCTATCATTTGGTGCATTTTACACCAGATCCTGCATTTATGTTTCATAACTCTAGGTTGTTTGAACGATCTTTGGCGCTATATGATTTCGCAGTTACGACCAAAAGCTTTGAACTTACTCATTATGAAAGGCTACTAGATAAAACAAAAATTATACTAGCCACACAAGGTTATGATAAGAATGTACACAAACCAGTCGTTGATTTTCATGAAAAGAAGGAAGGGCTTGTGTTCATTGGGCATCATGAGGTAGAAAGAGAGGTGCTGATTTTACATTTACTAAATCATGGCGTAAAAGTAGCCTTGGCTGGAATTAAATGGGAAAATTTTGTTAAGAAAAATAATCACAACCATTACTTAACATACTTGGGACCAAGTATATATCAAGATGCATATGTTAAAACATTAAGTGCATATCAGTTCGGTTTGGGCTTGCTTTCCAAATGGATCCCAGAGAAACATACCACCCGCACCTTAGAGATTCCAGCTTGTGGCACTGCTTTACTTACCGAAAGAAATGAGGAAACAAAGTCTTTTTATAAGGAAGATGAGGTGATATTTTTTGATACTCATTTTGAGCTGGTAGAGAAGATTAAATATTATCAAACTAATCTACAGGAATTAGAAGCACTTACTCAGAGGGGTAATGTTTGTGTAACTAAACAGGGATATGATTACGAATCGATTCTGCATCGCATCCTCCAGCAAATTAGTGTTTTGTAATCTGTTGTTATTCATCAGCAATGAAAACTATAGCTGTTATCCACTATTTGCCTCTAGAGTATTATCCACCGGCGACTAATTTCTTAAGATTTATAGCTGATAATCTAAAACCCCATCAGCGAGTATATGCTTTTTCTACATTCAATGTAAAAGGTAGACATCCCTTTGAGGATCCACGTATTCTTGTAACACGCTTTCCCTTTCCCATACATACCAACCTACCTTACTGGCGTCTTTTCAAATATGCTTTGTTTAATATAGGGACACTAATAAGCTTACTCAGGCGACAGCCCGATGTACTTATCTATTACGAAAGCTATTCAGCCTGGCCAGCTTATTGGTACATGCGCCTGAGAAGAAAACAAACCAAACTTTTCATACATTATCACGAATATTTCCCACCAGAATGGTACGCCAATGGCATGAGGACTGTTAAAAATTATTATGAAAAAGAGAAAAGTTTCTTATGGAAACAAGCTGTATGGATTTCGCATACCAATGGAGAAAGACTTTCTCTTTTTAAGGAGGATCATCCATTCATAAATGAAAAGAAGTTACAGGTG of the Flammeovirgaceae bacterium 311 genome contains:
- a CDS encoding glycosyltransferase, group 1 family protein (COG0438 Glycosyltransferase), which produces MQKLTYISNLAVNKTSGGGFGVNAATFASLQSEFDVKYIGPVSPVVREVEQYFSKVQKLLRLPRNYYFYSDSRLSQVRDELQLKLATSLKAPLFFHGITPWIKYKPEVAYFVHTDACFASYVDVFNNGEIFRKKDIARIIHLERSWLDSATAVFFRSTWAMNETVRLYELAGKNFHVTGVGGFADFPEHDSYCGGYNFVFISKEFIPKGGQVAVDAFLKVQQVYPEATLTIIGDEPSAAIKERPGVVCTGMLWKEKQVDKKSFQHILTGAFAHIHPTTKDTNTLVIAETSYYGCPSIAPLAFGMADQIVDGETGFLLQTPIEIEDLKNKMLWMIEHEEIYLKMRKQARAYARLHQTWEGVGKKISSIIQHTL
- a CDS encoding hypothetical protein (COG4641 Uncharacterized protein conserved in bacteria) translates to MKVLYIGQYQTGSTSRMRGEKLKKLLTPTSFDIIDTYIPFINESRLFRSLGFRHKIGPLIRSINRYIEERLSGNYDFVWVDKGIFITPETTNRIRTLTYHLVHFTPDPAFMFHNSRLFERSLALYDFAVTTKSFELTHYERLLDKTKIILATQGYDKNVHKPVVDFHEKKEGLVFIGHHEVEREVLILHLLNHGVKVALAGIKWENFVKKNNHNHYLTYLGPSIYQDAYVKTLSAYQFGLGLLSKWIPEKHTTRTLEIPACGTALLTERNEETKSFYKEDEVIFFDTHFELVEKIKYYQTNLQELEALTQRGNVCVTKQGYDYESILHRILQQISVL